The stretch of DNA TGCGGTGCACGTGCGTATCAACGGGCAGAATGGGCTTGTGAAAGTTGAACAGCAGCACCAGAGAAGCCGTTTTGAGCCCGATGCCGGGCATATCCGTCAGCCACTGCAAGCCCTGCTCCGTAGGCCACTCTGCCAGAAAGTCCAGCGTAAACTCGCCCCGCTCTGCCTTAATGCGCCGCAACACTTCCTGAATGCGCGGTGCCTGGGTGTCGGGCCAGCGTGTAGTTCTGATGGCATGGGCTAACTCAGCCGTGGGCGCATCCAACACCCCCTGCCAATCCCCGAATGCTTCCAGCATTCGGTCGTAGGCCAGTTCTTCATCGGCGTGGGTAGTGCGGTGCGACAGGATGGTAGAAATCAGCTCCCGCATAGGTGTGCGGCGGGGCTGTTCCAGAGTAAGCGGCTCAAAGAACTCATTCAGGATGAGATGATCTTGCCAGGTTTTTTCGGCGGGCGGCGAGGTGTAGGTGGTGGGCATAGCCCATTTACCGGCTGGCACGGCCGTAGGTTACGGCCGGCCCCAGCACGTAGGCCATAAAAAACGGCGGCACTCTGTGAGCACCGCCGTTTGCAAGACGTATTAGCTATTCCAGGCCTAGCTTAGATAGTGCCTTTCTCAGCGGCTTTCTTCAGTTTTTCGTTGGCATAGATGGCAATTTCTACCCGGCGGTTAGCCACACGGCCCGCTTCGGTAGAGTTGTCGGCAATAGGCTGGGTAGAGCCGTAACCTTGTACCGTGAAGCGCGAAGCATCAACACCTTGCTGCTGAGCGTAGTTAGCTACGGCCTGAGCGCGACGCTGCGAGAGCGGGTTGTTGATGGCATCGGTACCGGTGTTGTCGGTGTGGCCTTCTACCAGTACGTTGGTGTCGCCGTACTTCACGAGGGTTTTAGCCAGCTCTTTGATGTTGTCTTCGGCAGTAGAGGTCAGAGCAGCCGAGTTCTTTGCGAACAGAATGCCCGAGTCGAAGGTGATTTTGATGCCTTCGCCCACGCGCTCTACTTTGGCGCCCGCCATTTCGCGCTTCAGCTCAGCAGCCTGCTTATCCATGCGGCGGCCAATGAGGGCACCGCCAGCACCACCCACGGCAGCACCAATAATAGCACCACCGGCGGTGCTGTTTTTGCCACCAATTACGCGGCCCAGCACGCCCCCAACTACGGCACCA from Hymenobacter taeanensis encodes:
- a CDS encoding endonuclease III domain-containing protein, which codes for MPTTYTSPPAEKTWQDHLILNEFFEPLTLEQPRRTPMRELISTILSHRTTHADEELAYDRMLEAFGDWQGVLDAPTAELAHAIRTTRWPDTQAPRIQEVLRRIKAERGEFTLDFLAEWPTEQGLQWLTDMPGIGLKTASLVLLFNFHKPILPVDTHVHRIAQRVGMIAPKASADKAHKVLLEQLPPDPLVLLNFHKHNYWHGQRVCFFTKPDCPRCPLKGFCNYYLEHYGPATPEALAATPKKWDTAWGALPH
- a CDS encoding OmpA family protein encodes the protein MKTLRSYFTLLLALLLLGSNFAQAQTTTTTKKPMSKTLKGGLLGAGGGAVVGGVLGRVIGGKNSTAGGAIIGAAVGGAGGALIGRRMDKQAAELKREMAGAKVERVGEGIKITFDSGILFAKNSAALTSTAEDNIKELAKTLVKYGDTNVLVEGHTDNTGTDAINNPLSQRRAQAVANYAQQQGVDASRFTVQGYGSTQPIADNSTEAGRVANRRVEIAIYANEKLKKAAEKGTI